A part of Oncorhynchus clarkii lewisi isolate Uvic-CL-2024 chromosome 17, UVic_Ocla_1.0, whole genome shotgun sequence genomic DNA contains:
- the LOC139369538 gene encoding phospholipase A2-like: protein MRTFLQKNKAVKIVHQFSLLHTVACVCLSLCKYTHTHSGYSEYINRLFNNTYYNPNLEHVIDGITRSYEGTELATTPTVTSPLPERWRRRDKRGLLELAGVVKCSTGRSAVAYIMYGCYCGLGGQGWPRDKADWCCHKHDCCYGKAENLGCQTKTDKYQWTCENKMSNCESLKNRCDKILCRCDREAARCLRRAPFIPKYSVWPDFMCGYEQPTCTRH from the exons atgagaacatttctccaaaaaaacAAAGCCGTTAAAATTGTACATCAATTTAGTTTGTTGCACACtgtagcctgtgtgtgtttgtctctctgtaagtacacgcacactcacagcggttatagtgaatacatcaacCGTTTGTTTAACAATACCTATTACAATCCAAATTTAGAGCATGTTATCGACGGGATAACCAGATCTTACGAAGGCACTGAGTTAGCGACAACACCGACAGTCACCTCCCCGTTACCGGAGCGATGGCGGCGGCGGGACAAGCGGGGCTTGTTGGAGTTGGCGGGCGTCGTTAAATGCAGCACTGGGAGGTCTGCGGTGGCTTACATCATGTATGGATGTTACTGCGGGCTGGGAGGCCAGGGATGGCCTCGAGACAAGGCGGACTG GTGCTGTCACAAGCATGACTGTTGCTATGGGAAGGCTGAGAATCTGGGTTGTCAGACCAAGACGGACAAGTACCAGTGGACCTGTGAGAACAAGATGTCCAACTGCG AGTCTCTCAAGAACAGGTGTGACAAGATTCTGTGCAGGTGTGACCGGGAGGCGGCCAGGTGTCTGAGGAGAGCTCCCTTCATCCCTAAATACTCTGTCTGGCCCGACTTCATGTGTGGATACGAACAGCCCACCTGTACCCGTCACTGA